GCGTCGACTTTCTCGACTTCACCGCAGCAGTCCGCAGGCTGCCCCTCAGCGAGAAGTTCACCGTCAACAATCCGCTGACCGACGGTCACCACAGGCGCAGACGATGTGTTGATGGTGATGGTGTCTTCGGGGCGCTCGACGATCAGACGACGCACAGGCTCGTTCTCCGAGGGTTCGGGCAACTGAGCGACACCCTCCTGCTTGCACAGGATCTGGGTGGTGGCGACCACATCACCAGCCTTGATGGACTGGCCGTCCTCCACCTGCAGTTCGGTGTGCGTGGAACCGTGGCTGGAGTCGGAGATAGTGTCGCGACGCACCAGGATGCTCTCCAGGATCACCAACTGCAGGCGTTCGATCGTCTTGGCGCGCCTATCGGGCACACGCTCGACGTCGACCGTCATCTGCGGTGTGGTGTCAAAGGTCTCGAGCATGAGCTGCGTGCGCAGCAGCTCGACACCCTCAACAGACTTGACCAGCTCGTTGTCTTTGAACGCAAGACGCTGGGTTGCCTTCAGACCCAGGTGCGGGCCATTGGGCTGTTTGACGTGGCCGAGATCAGGCAGCTGAGCCTCGTTGGGGATGGTGTATTCCTCGACAGGACGCAGCAATAAGCCCGTGCCCTCGGGAGTTTCGACGGTCTGCACGTAGACCGTGGCATCGGTGCTGATGCCCTTGGCGATGGGCTCGCCAGGGTTGACCATGACGCCATCGCCGGTGAAGCGCTCTAGCGCTTTCTTCTCGGTGCAGAGATGGAAACTGCCGCTGCGAACGATGATTTCGCGAAGAATGTCGTTCTTCTGGGTCACCGTGACGATGCCCGCGGTCTGGCTGAAGATGTCCTTGACCACCTCGGTGCCAGCTTCGATCCACTGACCATCGGTGATCATCAACAAGGAGATGTCCTTGTTGATCTCGTGGGTTTCCTGAGGAATCCACAGCAAGGTGCCGCCCTTGTTGACCTCGTAACCGTTCTTGGCTGAACGGGCTTTCTTGATCGCCAGTCCAGGGGCGAACTTCACCAGACCGCCGGTCTGCGTGCGGAAGCGGTCGTCGTTGAGCTCAGCGACGACTTCACCACTACCGATCTTGCTGCCGGGGATGGTGTTGAGGCGATAACGGGTGCCGTCCTTGGCCTCAAGGTTCCAGATCTCACCAGCATGGGTGGATTCACCCTGGAGCTTGAAGTCACGCAGGGTCATCGCCGTGGTGACGATCTGAACCTCGCGGGAATCACCCAGAGCCTCACGCAGGCGAACTGCACCGCCGTACTCAGTAGCCTGGCTGGCTTCCGCCAGAACCTGTGCTTCGGTCACCTGAGCGCCGGCTGTGACGACAGGCTGAGCATTGGGAGGCAGGTTGTAGACATCGCCGGCCAGCACCCACATCCGACCCAGACGCTGGGCCTTGTGCGTGATGTTGCCCTGACGGTCGGTGACTTCCCGGGGCTGAATGGTGGGGTCATAGCTGACCTGACCCGCAAGGTCGCAGATCACGTCCTTGGTGGCTTTCTCGACGCTCTTCTTCACCGCACCTGCGGCGATCTGGGCCACAGTCACATCGGTGTCAATGGCCTGGCCATTGTCAACGAACAGCAGAGAACCGTTCGTGATCTCAATCTTCTGGGCCTTGCCTTTGCCCGAAGGCTGAATGGTCAGGTTGAAGTCGACCTCAGCCTGTTGCGCATCCACACCATGCGGGGTGCGATAGGGGCGCACCCGTGCTTTGGCGCCGAATTCCACGGTTCCCGCCAGTTTGGAGCGGACCACACCCGTTTCAGCAGTAGACACACCACCGGTGTGGAACGTCCGCATCGTGAGCTGGGTTCCGGGCTCACCAATGGACTGAGCCGCAATGATGCCGACGGCTTCACCCAGATCGACGAGTTCGTTGTGGGCCAGTGCCCAGCCGTAACACTTCCGGCACACCGAGCGATTGGCTTCACAGGTGAGCGGCGAACGCACGCTGACCGCGACGACCCCAGCAGCTTCAAATCTCTTTGATAGAGGCGGATCGATCTCGGTGTTTCGCTCCGCCAGCACCTCGCCGTCGGCGGACACCACCTGATCGGCCGTGAGCCGTCCGACCAGTCGGCTGCCGAATTTGCTGTCCTCAGCCTTGACGACGATGCAGCGGGTCGTGCCGCAATCGTCTTCGCGAACGATCACGTCCTGAGCCACATCCACCAGACGTCGTGTCAGGTAGCCGGAGTCAGCAGTACGCAGCGCCGTGTCAACGAGACCTTTCCTGGCGCCGTAGGAGGAGATGACGTACTCGGTGACCGTGAGGCCCTCACGGAAATTGGTACGGATCGGAAGGTCGATGATTTCACCCTGCGGGTTGGCCATCAGACCGCGCATGCCCACCAGTTGACGCACCTGGGACATATTTCCCCGGGCGCCGGAATTGGCCATCATCCAGACCGAGTTGAGCGGGTCGTTCTGGTTGAAGTTCTTCTTGACCGCATCCACCAGACGCTCATTGGTCTCGGTCCAGGTGTCGATCACCTTGGTGTGACGCTCCACTTCGGTGATCACACCGAGGCGATAGGACTCCTCCGTTGCCGTGATCAGCTCCTCGGCTTGACCCAGCAGATCCTGCTTCGCTTCAGGAACCTTGAGGTCATCGACGGAGATCGAAACAGCCGCTTGAGTGGCGTATTTGAAGCCGAGATCCTTGAGTTGGTCGGCCATGGCGGAAGTCGCCGCCGTGCCGTGGTGCTTATAAGCCCAGGCCACCAGCTGCTTCAGACCTTTTTTATCGACCACCTTGTTGCGAAAGGGCGGTGGTGTCTTGGCCAGAGCGCGGGCTTCTTTTGCCGCCTTGGCGGCTTTGGCCGCTTTGGACGCCTTGGAGGACTTACGGGACTTGGAAGGAGTGGAGGTCATGACAGCGCGGTGAGATGAAGTTGAGAAGCGGATCGAGGGAGAGCGTTCAGGTGGCTGCCACGGCGTCGATGATCGTGTGATTCATCACCACACGTCCCACGGTCGTGAGGATGTAGCGGCTGATCAGGGCTCCGTCTTCATCGAAACGGTCACGACGGAAGGACCACTGCTCCAGACGTGTGCCATCGGACAGGGTTTCGCTGCTCACGGGTTCATCCCGTTCGTCATCGTCGTCAACTTCACCGTTGAAGCGAACCCACACCCAGTCGTGCAGGCCGAGACGCTTGTCTTCAAAAGCGTGAATCACGTCTTCCAGACCCGAGAAGGTACGGCTGCGGTCGCCGAAGTCGATCGGTGCCATGTCCGGTTGAAGTGCCGTGAGGTAGTAGG
This region of Synechococcus sp. NOUM97013 genomic DNA includes:
- a CDS encoding DNA-directed RNA polymerase subunit beta', whose amino-acid sequence is MTSTPSKSRKSSKASKAAKAAKAAKEARALAKTPPPFRNKVVDKKGLKQLVAWAYKHHGTAATSAMADQLKDLGFKYATQAAVSISVDDLKVPEAKQDLLGQAEELITATEESYRLGVITEVERHTKVIDTWTETNERLVDAVKKNFNQNDPLNSVWMMANSGARGNMSQVRQLVGMRGLMANPQGEIIDLPIRTNFREGLTVTEYVISSYGARKGLVDTALRTADSGYLTRRLVDVAQDVIVREDDCGTTRCIVVKAEDSKFGSRLVGRLTADQVVSADGEVLAERNTEIDPPLSKRFEAAGVVAVSVRSPLTCEANRSVCRKCYGWALAHNELVDLGEAVGIIAAQSIGEPGTQLTMRTFHTGGVSTAETGVVRSKLAGTVEFGAKARVRPYRTPHGVDAQQAEVDFNLTIQPSGKGKAQKIEITNGSLLFVDNGQAIDTDVTVAQIAAGAVKKSVEKATKDVICDLAGQVSYDPTIQPREVTDRQGNITHKAQRLGRMWVLAGDVYNLPPNAQPVVTAGAQVTEAQVLAEASQATEYGGAVRLREALGDSREVQIVTTAMTLRDFKLQGESTHAGEIWNLEAKDGTRYRLNTIPGSKIGSGEVVAELNDDRFRTQTGGLVKFAPGLAIKKARSAKNGYEVNKGGTLLWIPQETHEINKDISLLMITDGQWIEAGTEVVKDIFSQTAGIVTVTQKNDILREIIVRSGSFHLCTEKKALERFTGDGVMVNPGEPIAKGISTDATVYVQTVETPEGTGLLLRPVEEYTIPNEAQLPDLGHVKQPNGPHLGLKATQRLAFKDNELVKSVEGVELLRTQLMLETFDTTPQMTVDVERVPDRRAKTIERLQLVILESILVRRDTISDSSHGSTHTELQVEDGQSIKAGDVVATTQILCKQEGVAQLPEPSENEPVRRLIVERPEDTITINTSSAPVVTVGQRIVDGELLAEGQPADCCGEVEKVDAKAVTLRLGRPYMISPDSVLHVRDGDLVQRGDGLALLVFERQKTGDIVQGLPRIEELLEARRPRESAILCKKPGTVEIKQGEDDETTVVTVIEADDAVAEYPILLGRNVMVSDGQQVHAGELLTDGPINPHELLECFFEDLRSRKPLMDAAQEAIANLQHRLVTEVQNVYKSQGVSIDDKHIEVIVRQMTSKVRVEDAGDTTLLPGELIELRQVEDTNQAMSITGGAPAEFTPVLLGITKASLNTDSFISAASFQETTRVLTEAAIEGKSDWLRGLKENVIIGRLIPAGTGFSGFEEELRAEAGPHPDILAEDPAGYRRMQNLRPDYTVDMPAAPAADASAVLDDPSDADLEATRSRHGIEAGANFAAFARPEGDNELKEEQVVDAEAVEGLQEEGLLSDE